AAATTTTGAAGTTGTCAGCCTTTGCTAAAAACAATGGCCACATTATCCGGTTTATTGAATACATGGATGTCGGTAATCTTAATGGTTGGAGAATGGACGATGTTGTCTCGGCACAGGAAATCATCGAAGTCATTTCTTCTAAATGGTCTATTGAGCCAATTGATAAAAATTATAAAGGCGAAGTTGCAAATCGTTATAGATATCTCGACGGAAGCGGTGAGTTTGGCATAATAGCATCAGTCACGCAACCCTTTTGCGGTGATTGCACACGTGCACGACTTTCAGCAGACGGTAAAATTTATACCTGCCTTTTTGCAAACACGGGGTTTGATGTCATGACCCCAATGAGAGAGGGGGCTTCGGAGAAAGAATTGTTTGAGATGCTGCAATCCCTTTGGTTGGAACGAATAGATCGTTATTCTGAAGAGAGGCTTTCTTCTACCGACACTTCGTCGGAAAGAAAAGTCGAAATGTATCAAATTGGCGGATAAGTTTTAAAATATAGATCAAATTATGCTTGCTTTTTGAAAGATAAAAATGTATTATCTCGCGTAGATCTTTTTAAGAAGAGGATATTATGATAACAATTACCGACAATGCAAAGCAAAAATTTCTTTCAATATTAGAAACTGAAAATCGACCGGGCTGCGGAATGCGAGTCACTGCACAAAGAGGGATGTCTCCCCTTGCAGTTGATTACGGAATTGCTTTTGTAGAGCCCGGACAAGAGAATGCTGAAGAAGAGGTCATGGATACTGGGGAATTCAAAGTTTACATTGATTCACAGAGCGCTCCTTTGGCTAAAGGCGCGACAGTTGATTATGTTTCCGGGTTAAACGAAAGTGGTTTTAAAATTACCAATCCAAAAACAGCGGCGGCTCCGAACCCAACAGGACCTGTCGCGGAGAAAGTCCAGCAAATAATTGACTCAAAAGTCAATCCGGGTGTGGCCTCGCACGGCGGTCATGTTTCACTCGTTGACGTGAAAGAGAATATCGCCTATCTAAAGTTTGGCGGCGGCTGCCAGGGTTGCGGAATGGTCGATGTGACCTTAAAACAGGGCGTTGAAGTGATGCTCAAGGAAGCCATTCCGGAGCTTAAAGGTGTGATGGATGTAACTGACCACGCGGGTGGTCAAAATCCGTATTATCAGCCGGAGAAGTAACGTTATTCGATCACAAATTCCAATCGTTCGTGAGCCTCTTTCAGTGTCTCTTCAACTACTTCCGGCTTTTCACTCCGCGAAAAAATAAATCCAAAATATTTATTCCCTTCAGGTAGCGGTACAACCTTCTGACTAATGGGGATAGTTATTTTTATCTCTTCGATTCCTTTTACAGACTGTGCCTGTTTCAAACCAAGGATCTCTTTTAATATGCCGAGTTTCGGAATCGGAATCATCATCACGCCCGCCGCTTGTTTTTCTCTGTTGAACTCTTCTATTTTTTCACCAATTGCATGACGGAGAATAAGCTCTTCCAAGGTAATGTCTCCATCAAATCTGAGGGTCTTCGAACACAAACCGCCGATTGACCGGGCGGCAATTTCAATTAACCAAACGCCATCTTGATTAATTCGCAGCTCAGCATGAACCGCACCATGCTTAATTCCCATCGCCTGCGAAGCTTGCACGATAGTATTTTCCAATTGTTGTTGCATTTTTGGCGGATGTCTTGATGGCGTTACATAAATAGTTTCTTCAAAATAAGGCCCGTTTAGCGGGTCGGGTTTATCGAAGATGGCAAGAATTTTTAACTTACCCTCAGTAAAAATACCTTCAACAGCGACTTCATCTCCGGGGATGAATGTTTCGATCATAATGTTCTGACTTAATTTTGGGTCGAGTTTGATAATTTCCGAGTTAGCTAAAATCTTCTTAATCCTTTTAAAGGCGGAAACAAATTCTCCAAAATTGTTAACTCGAATGACGCCGCGGCTGCTCGAAAGGAATAACGGTTTAAGTACACCCGGGTAGTCCATCTTTTCTGCCAACTCTTCGGGTTCCTCATGAGTTGAAAAAACCGTGTAATCCGGGGAAGGAAGATCCGCTTTGTTAAGAATTGCACGCATTCGCTGTTTCTCCCGGGCTGCGATGACGGATTCAGAAGAATTGTGAGGTAGCCCCAAAGCTTCAGCAGCCAAAGAGCCAATTACCGCTGTATCTTCATCGACAGGGATGATTGCATTCAGCGGGTGTTTTTTTGCAAATTCGACAATCCTTTGGGTCGCCTTTTCTGGAGAGGAAAAATCAAGAGTCAGGGTTCTGTCCGGCGTGAAGACTTCCAAGGCTTGTTTTCGCTCCGAGCCCACTACCGCATCAATATTGAGTTTTTCTGCAGCAGCTAAAAAAGCGCTTGCCCGGTAAGTTTTGGTAGG
The candidate division KSB1 bacterium genome window above contains:
- a CDS encoding NifU family protein, with translation MITITDNAKQKFLSILETENRPGCGMRVTAQRGMSPLAVDYGIAFVEPGQENAEEEVMDTGEFKVYIDSQSAPLAKGATVDYVSGLNESGFKITNPKTAAAPNPTGPVAEKVQQIIDSKVNPGVASHGGHVSLVDVKENIAYLKFGGGCQGCGMVDVTLKQGVEVMLKEAIPELKGVMDVTDHAGGQNPYYQPEK
- a CDS encoding ATP-grasp domain-containing protein, giving the protein MPRVLFLMPTKTYRASAFLAAAEKLNIDAVVGSERKQALEVFTPDRTLTLDFSSPEKATQRIVEFAKKHPLNAIIPVDEDTAVIGSLAAEALGLPHNSSESVIAAREKQRMRAILNKADLPSPDYTVFSTHEEPEELAEKMDYPGVLKPLFLSSSRGVIRVNNFGEFVSAFKRIKKILANSEIIKLDPKLSQNIMIETFIPGDEVAVEGIFTEGKLKILAIFDKPDPLNGPYFEETIYVTPSRHPPKMQQQLENTIVQASQAMGIKHGAVHAELRINQDGVWLIEIAARSIGGLCSKTLRFDGDITLEELILRHAIGEKIEEFNREKQAAGVMMIPIPKLGILKEILGLKQAQSVKGIEEIKITIPISQKVVPLPEGNKYFGFIFSRSEKPEVVEETLKEAHERLEFVIE